The following proteins are encoded in a genomic region of Zea mays cultivar B73 chromosome 9, Zm-B73-REFERENCE-NAM-5.0, whole genome shotgun sequence:
- the LOC100274139 gene encoding CMP-sialic acid transporter 1-like precursor, which produces MQWYLVAALLTILTSSQGILTTLSQSNGKYNYDYATIPFLAELFKLSVSGFFLWKECHSSSPPRMTKEWRSVRLYVVPSVIYLIHNNVQFATLTYVDPSTYQIMGNLKIVTTGILFRLVLKRKLSNIQWMAIVLLAVGTTTSQVKGCGDSPCDSLFSAPLEGYLLGILSACLSALAGVYTEYLMKKNNDSLYWQNVQLYTFGVIFNMGWLIYGDFKAGFELGPWWQRLFNGYSITTWMVVFNLGSTGLLVSWLMKYSDNIVKVYSTSMAMLLTMVLSIYLFSVKATIQLFLGIIICIISLQMYFMPVHMLIELPQTLPVTSK; this is translated from the exons ATGCAGTGGTACTTGGTGGCCGCGCTCCTCACCATCCTCACCAGCTCCCAG GGAATATTGACCACCCTTTCCCAGAGCAATGGCAAATACAATTATGATTATGCCACAATTCCTTTTTTAGCTGAGCTCTTCAAG TTATCTGTCTCAGGCTTCTTCCTCTGGAAGGAATGCCATTCTTCATCTCCACCAAGGATGACAAAGGAATGGAGGAGCGTGCGACTATATGTTGTTCCTTCAGTTATATACCTCATCCACAACAATGTCCAGTTTGCGACATTGACCTATGTTGACCCATCTACCTATCAGATAATGGGAAACTTGAAAATTGTCACGACTGGGATTTTGTTTAG GCTTGTCCTAAAAAGGAAGTTGTCCAATATACAATGGATGGCAATTGTTTTATTGGCTGTTggtacaactacaagccag GTTAAAGGATGTGGAGATTCACCATGTGATTCTCTTTTCTCAGCACCATTGGAGGGTTACTTGCTTGGAATACTTTCTGCTTGTCTTTCAGCTCTAGCTGGTGTGTACACAGAATATTTGATGAAGAAGAATAATGATAGTTTGTACTGGCAAAATGTACAATTATATAC GTTTGGAGTTATCTTTAACATGGGCTGGCTAATTTATGGCGATTTTAAAGCTGGATTTGAGCTAGGTCCATGGTGGCAGCGCCTTTTTAATGGTTATTCGATCACAACATGGATGGTAGTGTTCAATTTAGGATCTACTGGTCTTCTAGTATCATGGTTGATGAAATATTCTGACAATATAGTCAAG GTGTACTCAACTTCAATGGCAATGCTTTTAACGATGGTTTTATCTATATATCTTTTCAGTGTGAAAGCTACAATTCAG CTCTTCTTGGGCATTATCATTTGTATAATTTCCCTGCAGATGTATTTTATGCCTGTGCACATGCTTATTGAGTTGCCACAAACTTTGCCTGTAACATCAAAGTAG